A genomic stretch from Rhodobacterales bacterium HKCCA1288 includes:
- a CDS encoding cation transporter has product MAHRCRRGAVTSSEPANALLTVAQIAGGIVSGSLALIADELHNFSDMASLVIAFAARKIARRPADERMTFGYGRIEIVAALINYTTLILVGVYLIYEGGMRIIDPPEIQGWTVVILGGVALVVDALTAALTWSMQKGSVNICALFLHNLSDALASVAVIVGGTLIILYDLRWVDPATTIGIALYILYLALTEIGGPIRTLMLGSPPDIDNSAVIAAMRDVDGVTDVHRVHLWQMQEHEAALDCHVVVAEDGWTRIEAIKGKIKARLSERFGIAHSSLEFENERNAHTNANLYGHGSNGHE; this is encoded by the coding sequence TTGGCACATCGATGCCGTCGGGGGGCGGTCACATCATCAGAGCCAGCGAACGCCCTTCTGACCGTCGCGCAGATCGCAGGCGGGATCGTTTCGGGCAGTCTCGCGCTGATCGCGGATGAGCTGCACAACTTCTCGGATATGGCGTCGCTGGTGATCGCTTTCGCAGCGCGCAAGATCGCGCGGAGGCCTGCGGACGAGCGGATGACCTTCGGATACGGCCGGATCGAGATTGTCGCGGCACTGATCAACTACACGACACTCATCCTCGTCGGCGTTTATCTGATCTACGAGGGCGGTATGCGCATTATCGATCCGCCCGAGATTCAGGGTTGGACCGTCGTGATCCTCGGCGGCGTGGCGCTCGTGGTCGACGCTCTGACTGCGGCGCTCACCTGGTCCATGCAGAAGGGCAGCGTGAACATCTGCGCGCTCTTCCTGCACAACCTCTCGGATGCGCTAGCCTCGGTCGCCGTGATCGTCGGCGGCACGCTGATCATTCTCTACGACCTGCGCTGGGTCGATCCCGCAACCACCATCGGAATCGCGCTGTACATACTGTATCTCGCACTGACCGAGATCGGCGGCCCGATCCGGACACTGATGCTGGGCAGCCCGCCGGATATCGACAACTCGGCCGTGATCGCCGCGATGCGGGACGTGGACGGCGTTACGGATGTCCACCGCGTGCACCTATGGCAGATGCAGGAACACGAGGCGGCGCTCGACTGCCACGTGGTCGTCGCCGAAGATGGATGGACGAGAATTGAGGCCATCAAGGGCAAGATCAAAGCACGACTGAGCGAACGCTTCGGCATCGCTCATTCCAGCCTCGAATTCGAGAATGAAAGGAACGCCCACACCAACGCCAACCTCTACGGTCACGGTAGTAATGGCCATGAATGA